A stretch of [Clostridium] innocuum DNA encodes these proteins:
- a CDS encoding MarR family transcriptional regulator codes for MAHISKNASIVYRSSQAFFDETLAPYHIGCGQQFFLMRIYEQPGISQFELAETGSFDKGTCARAVKKLEELGYLRRETRSSDRRSVQLYLTGQGEQLVPVIQGMLLEWNAILCRTLQADEKEQAERLLDEIAGNAAAYIKR; via the coding sequence ATGGCACATATCAGTAAAAATGCTTCCATCGTATATCGCAGCTCACAGGCCTTTTTCGATGAAACGCTGGCGCCGTATCACATTGGCTGCGGCCAGCAGTTTTTTCTGATGCGAATTTATGAACAACCGGGAATCAGTCAGTTTGAGCTGGCGGAAACCGGAAGCTTCGATAAGGGAACCTGTGCCAGAGCCGTAAAGAAGCTGGAGGAGCTCGGCTATCTTCGGCGGGAAACAAGAAGCAGTGACCGAAGAAGCGTGCAGCTGTACCTGACAGGGCAGGGAGAGCAGCTGGTACCAGTGATACAGGGTATGCTTCTGGAATGGAATGCAATCCTTTGCCGTACCCTGCAGGCGGATGAAAAGGAACAGGCAGAAAGGCTGCTGGATGAAATTGCAGGAAATGCAGCAGCGTACATAAAACGATGA
- the thiC gene encoding phosphomethylpyrimidine synthase ThiC: protein MYTTQMDAARQHIITEEMKAVAAYEQMEEAEVCRLIAAGQLVIPANRHHTCRKSYGIGSMLKTKINVNLGTSRDCLDLDMEMEKVRHAVQMGAEAIMDLSSFGDTQTFRRKLVAECPAILGTVPIYDALVYYHKALKDITAQEWLDVFRMHAEDGVDFMTIHCGINRQTAQRFKQQKRITNIVSRGGSIMFAWMEITGNENPFYEYFDEVLRICREHDVTLSLGDACRPGCLEDAGDIAQMEELVTLGELTQRAWAQDVQVIIEGPGHMPLHQIQANMELQKTICKGAPFYVLGPIVTDVAPGYDHITAAIGGAMAAAYGASFLCYVTPAEHLSLPDVDDVKEGIIASKIAAHAADIAKGVKGAMDWDHQMAVARGNLDWERMFALAMDPDKARAYRAQSAPEREDTCTMCGKMCAIRNMNKLLRGEIVDIMEED from the coding sequence ATGTACACTACACAAATGGATGCCGCCAGACAGCATATCATCACTGAGGAAATGAAGGCTGTCGCTGCCTATGAACAGATGGAGGAGGCAGAGGTTTGCCGGTTGATCGCTGCCGGACAGCTGGTGATCCCGGCAAACAGACATCATACATGCCGGAAATCCTATGGAATCGGAAGCATGCTGAAGACAAAAATCAATGTGAATCTGGGGACGAGCAGAGATTGTCTTGATTTGGACATGGAGATGGAAAAGGTACGGCATGCCGTGCAAATGGGAGCTGAGGCCATTATGGATTTAAGCTCCTTTGGCGATACGCAGACATTCCGTAGAAAGCTGGTTGCGGAATGCCCGGCAATTCTTGGTACCGTGCCGATATATGATGCCCTGGTATATTACCATAAGGCATTGAAGGATATCACTGCACAGGAATGGCTGGATGTCTTTCGTATGCATGCAGAGGACGGTGTTGATTTTATGACGATTCACTGTGGAATCAACAGGCAGACTGCACAGCGCTTCAAACAACAGAAGCGAATTACGAACATCGTATCCCGCGGTGGCTCCATCATGTTTGCCTGGATGGAAATCACCGGGAATGAAAATCCGTTTTATGAGTATTTTGATGAAGTTTTAAGGATATGCAGAGAGCACGATGTCACGCTTTCGCTCGGAGATGCCTGCCGCCCTGGCTGCTTGGAGGATGCCGGGGATATTGCACAGATGGAGGAGCTTGTTACGCTGGGAGAACTGACACAGCGCGCATGGGCACAGGATGTACAGGTCATTATCGAGGGACCGGGACATATGCCGCTTCATCAGATTCAGGCGAATATGGAGCTGCAGAAAACAATCTGCAAGGGGGCACCGTTTTATGTGCTGGGTCCAATCGTTACCGATGTCGCACCGGGCTATGATCATATCACTGCGGCGATCGGCGGTGCAATGGCGGCAGCCTACGGAGCCAGCTTTTTATGCTATGTGACACCGGCAGAGCATTTGTCTCTTCCTGATGTCGATGATGTTAAGGAAGGAATCATTGCAAGTAAAATTGCTGCACACGCGGCGGATATCGCCAAGGGAGTAAAGGGAGCTATGGATTGGGACCATCAAATGGCTGTAGCACGCGGTAATCTGGATTGGGAACGTATGTTCGCTTTAGCAATGGATCCGGATAAGGCCAGAGCATACCGTGCCCAGTCTGCACCGGAGCGTGAGGATACCTGCACCATGTGCGGGAAAATGTGTGCTATTCGCAATATGAACAAGCTTCTGCGCGGTGAAATCGTTGATATCATGGAAGAGGATTAG
- a CDS encoding ABC-F family ATP-binding cassette domain-containing protein, with the protein MLILKHLTIRDSKHHTLINDLNYSLGNDDKVGIIGEEGNGKSTLLKAVYNRNLIEDYAAVSGEIDTDYKEIGYFEQQLSRQWEDAFLFDYLLKEKSEDEIQPERYNDLQGCETLCAQLGLKNEFLYGEQRIGTLSGGEKVKLQLLKLMLRKPKLLLLDEPTNDLDIQTLQWLEDFLKNLRIPVLFISHDEILLSRCATVILHLEQLNKKTQCRHTIFHGNYEEYVKQRCSRLKKEAQEAFAQKREYRRKKEKLNDFMNAVHDAQNDTVRSPFYAAALKTKMRNLKAQDRRLEKEGYAHVDSVEEAIDVFFQCEGFPKSRRILDFHLEELKTDVSTLLQDIHITLYGRQKTVIAGENGCGKSLLMKEIHKVLKSHTDIRLGYMPQNYAEAFSVKDTPVTFLLEACDRDDITRARELLGRMKFTREEMEHSVYQLSEGQKAKLYLLRFIKQGCNVLLLDEPTRNLSPLTSPVIRRILKDFPGCILAVSHDRLFIQEVFDSVLYIAQGELQELETEQFMEALG; encoded by the coding sequence ATGCTTATTCTAAAGCACCTTACTATCCGTGATAGTAAACATCACACACTGATTAACGATTTGAATTATTCCCTGGGAAATGACGATAAGGTAGGAATTATCGGCGAGGAAGGGAATGGAAAATCCACACTGCTAAAGGCGGTTTATAACCGAAATCTAATTGAAGACTATGCAGCTGTGAGTGGTGAAATTGACACAGATTATAAAGAAATAGGATATTTTGAACAGCAGCTTTCCAGGCAATGGGAGGATGCTTTTCTTTTTGATTATTTATTGAAGGAAAAAAGTGAAGATGAAATCCAGCCGGAGCGATACAATGATCTGCAGGGCTGTGAAACACTGTGCGCACAGCTGGGTTTAAAAAATGAATTTTTGTATGGAGAACAAAGGATAGGAACATTAAGCGGTGGAGAGAAGGTGAAGCTGCAGCTGTTGAAGCTGATGCTGCGTAAGCCAAAGCTGCTTCTGCTGGATGAGCCAACCAATGATCTTGATATTCAAACTTTGCAGTGGCTGGAGGATTTTTTGAAAAATCTGCGCATTCCTGTACTGTTCATATCGCATGATGAAATTTTGCTGAGCAGATGTGCAACTGTAATCCTGCATCTGGAGCAGCTGAATAAGAAAACCCAATGCCGTCATACAATTTTTCACGGAAATTATGAGGAATATGTAAAGCAGAGGTGCAGCCGGCTAAAAAAGGAGGCACAGGAGGCTTTCGCACAGAAGCGGGAATACCGCAGGAAAAAAGAGAAGCTGAATGACTTTATGAATGCGGTGCATGATGCGCAGAACGATACGGTGCGCAGTCCGTTTTATGCGGCTGCCCTAAAGACAAAAATGAGAAATCTGAAGGCACAGGATCGCAGGCTGGAGAAAGAGGGCTATGCGCATGTGGACAGCGTGGAGGAGGCGATCGATGTTTTTTTCCAGTGTGAAGGCTTTCCGAAAAGCCGACGTATCCTTGATTTTCATTTGGAGGAATTGAAAACAGATGTAAGTACGCTTCTGCAGGATATTCACATAACACTTTATGGTAGACAGAAGACAGTGATAGCCGGTGAAAACGGATGTGGAAAAAGTCTGTTGATGAAGGAAATTCATAAAGTATTGAAATCTCATACGGATATTCGTCTCGGCTATATGCCGCAGAATTATGCAGAAGCATTTTCAGTAAAGGACACACCTGTGACATTTTTGCTGGAAGCCTGTGACAGGGACGATATAACAAGAGCGCGGGAGTTGCTCGGACGGATGAAGTTCACCAGAGAGGAGATGGAGCATTCCGTATATCAGCTGAGTGAAGGGCAAAAGGCGAAGCTGTATCTGCTGCGGTTCATTAAGCAGGGCTGCAATGTCCTTCTGCTGGATGAGCCGACACGGAATCTGTCGCCGCTGACAAGTCCTGTCATACGCCGTATTCTGAAGGACTTTCCAGGCTGTATTCTGGCTGTATCCCATGACCGGCTGTTTATACAGGAGGTGTTTGATTCTGTTTTGTATATTGCACAGGGTGAGCTGCAGGAGCTGGAAACCGAACAATTTATGGAAGCACTGGGCTAA
- a CDS encoding GNAT family N-acetyltransferase: MLETKRLILRPWQVEDAESCYRYAKNPNIGPKAGWPVHESVENSREIIRTVLSAPNTFAVVLKETMEPVGSIGLMIGKQSNLAIADDEGEIGYWIGEPYWGQGLIPEAVKELMRFGFEDCQLKTLWCGYFDGNEKSKRVQEKCGFHYLRSEVREWPLIQQTLTEHILYITIAEWKKAHSLMI; this comes from the coding sequence ATGCTGGAAACAAAACGACTCATTCTTCGTCCATGGCAGGTTGAGGATGCGGAAAGCTGCTATCGGTATGCGAAAAATCCAAACATCGGTCCAAAAGCGGGATGGCCGGTGCATGAAAGTGTGGAAAACAGCCGGGAAATCATACGGACTGTGCTGTCTGCGCCGAATACCTTTGCTGTTGTATTGAAGGAAACCATGGAGCCTGTGGGAAGCATCGGACTGATGATTGGTAAGCAGAGTAATCTGGCGATTGCGGATGATGAAGGAGAAATCGGCTATTGGATTGGAGAACCGTACTGGGGTCAGGGACTGATACCGGAAGCGGTGAAGGAGCTTATGCGCTTTGGATTTGAGGACTGTCAGTTAAAAACATTATGGTGCGGATATTTCGACGGTAATGAAAAATCCAAACGTGTACAGGAGAAATGCGGCTTCCATTATTTACGCAGTGAGGTAAGGGAATGGCCACTTATTCAACAGACACTTACAGAGCATATCCTTTATATTACAATAGCAGAATGGAAAAAAGCGCATAGCTTAATGATATAG
- a CDS encoding GNAT family N-acetyltransferase, with protein MLETKRLILRPWQVEDAESCYRYAKNPNIGPKAGWPVHESVENSRKIIQTVLSAPNTFAVVLKQNMEPIGNISLMIGKQCNLTNAADEGEIGYWLGEPYWGQGFIPEAVQCLIRYAFEDCCLKKLWCGSFEGNHNSRRVQEKCGFHYAGSEVREWPLLHKTLTGHIMSLTIEEWKHSTGTETK; from the coding sequence ATGCTGGAAACAAAACGACTTATCCTTCGGCCATGGCAGGTTGAGGATGCGGAAAGCTGCTATCGGTATGCGAAAAATCCAAACATCGGTCCCAAAGCGGGATGGCCGGTGCATGAAAGTGTGGAAAACAGCCGTAAGATCATTCAGACTGTGCTGTCCGCACCGAATACCTTTGCCGTTGTGCTGAAGCAGAATATGGAGCCCATTGGCAATATCAGTTTAATGATCGGGAAGCAGTGTAATCTGACAAATGCAGCTGATGAGGGTGAAATCGGCTACTGGCTGGGGGAACCGTACTGGGGACAGGGATTTATTCCGGAGGCAGTTCAATGTCTGATACGATATGCCTTTGAAGACTGCTGTTTGAAAAAACTGTGGTGCGGTTCCTTTGAAGGAAATCATAATTCCAGACGTGTACAGGAGAAATGCGGCTTTCATTATGCAGGGTCTGAGGTAAGAGAATGGCCGTTGCTTCATAAAACACTTACCGGGCATATCATGAGTCTTACCATAGAGGAATGGAAACATTCTACCGGCACGGAAACTAAGTAA